A stretch of DNA from Deltaproteobacteria bacterium:
TCTATCGGGAAGGCGGTTGCGTCGAGATCCAGGTGCTCTTCGTCCGGCACGGGAAGCTCACCGGCAACCAGGCCTACACCCTCGACGGCCTCGAGCTCGGCGACGACGAGATCCTGGGCGCCGTGCTGACCCAGTTCTACCAGGGGGACCGCCCGATTCCCGACGCGATCGTGCTCCCGCTCGCGCTCGAGGACGCCGAGGTACGCGCCGAGTATCTCGGCGAGCGCCGGGGCCGTTCGATCGAGGTCGTCTGCCCGCAGCGGGGCGCGCGCCTCCGCCTCGTCGAGATGGCGCGCGACAACGCCCGCCACGGCTTCGCCGAACGTCGCGACCAGAGCGCCCAGCGCGAGCGCATGCTCGAGGAGCTGCGGAAGCGGCTGCACCTCAGGAGCGCGCCGAAGCGCATCGAGTGCTTCGACATCTCGAACATCCAGGGGAACCTGACGGTGGCCTCGATGGTGACGTTCGACGAGGGTCAGCCATGCCCGGCGCGCTACCGCCGCTACCGCATCCGGACGGTGGCCGGCAGCGACGACTTCGCGTCGATGTACGAGGTTCTGGAACGGCGGTACCGGCGCGCCAAGCACGAGAACGACTTTCCCGACCTGCTCATGGTGGACGGCGGCAAAGGCCAGCTGAACGTCGCCGTCGAGGTGCTGCGCGCGCTCGCGATCGAGGGCGTCGACGTCCTCGGTCTCGCCAAGACGCGCGTCGAGCGCGACCCCCGGTCGCCCGAGGTACTGCGCTCCGACGAGCGCGTGTTCCTGCCGGGACGAAAGAACCCCGTCGTGCTGCGCCGCAACTCGACCGCGCTGTTCCTGCTGCAGCGCGTCCGCGACGAGGCGCACCGCTTCGCGATCACGTACCATCGCGAGCTGCGCCGGCGGGAGCGCCTGCGCTCCGGCCTCGAGGACATCGCCGGCGTCGGCCCGGAGCGGCGCCGGGCGCTGCTCCGCCACTTCGGAAGCCTGAAGCGCCTGCGCGCGGCGACCGCGTCCGAGATCGCCGCGGTCCCCGGCGTCTCGGCGCGGCTCGCGGCCGAGATCCACGACCGCCTCGCGCACGCCGGCACCGACCCGGGCTGATCCGCGCGGACCGCCGCGCATCCACGCGCCGCCACCCCCGCGGCCGACGAGCCGACGACCTCGCGCGTCGGCGGAGAGAGCATTGGCCAGAGGTTCCGCGGAACCGCCGGCGGCGGCGCGGGTCGTGGTGCCGTTCGCCGGCGGCTTCCTCGCCGGCGGGCTGCACGCCGACGCGGGCTGCGGCGCCCTCGTCGCCGTCGCGCTCGCGCTCGCCACGGCGGCGCGCGCCACGACGCTCCCGCTCCGGGTCGGAGCGGCGGCGCTCGCAGCGGGCCTCGCGTGCGGCGCGCTCGCCGCGACGCTCGCCCATCTGCCGCTCCCCGGGGAGCACGTCGCCCGGCTCGCGGGTCGCGGCATCGCGGCGGCCGAGGGGGTGGTCGTCCGCAGCGATGTCCGCGGCGACCGCGTGTCGCTCGTCGTGCGCGTCACCCGCGTCCGGGCCCGCGCGCGCGCCGGGCGCGGGTGTGGGCTCCTCGGGGTCACGATCGCCCATGCGCAGCGCTCGTGGCCGGCCGGGGCCATGGTCCGCGTCGTCGGGACCATCCGTCGCCCGCAAAGCCTCGGGAACCCGGGCGAGCACGACCACGCCGCGGCGCTTCGTCGCCGCGGCATCCGCGTCACGCTCTTCCTCTGGAGCGACGAGACGATCACGCGCCTCGACGACGCCGTCGCGAGCACGACCGGGAGTCCGCGCGCGCGACTCGCGGCGCGCGTCGCGGCCGCCGCCGAAGAGCCCGTCCGCGGCTATCTCGCGGCCGTCCTGCTCGGCGCCGCGCCGAGCCTGGACGACGCCACTCGCGACACGCTCACGCGCACCGGCCTCGCGCACGTCGTCTCCGTCTCGGGCTTCCACGTCGCGGTCGCCGCCGGCGGCGTCGTCTTGGCGCTGCGCTGGATCCTCCTGCGCGCAACGCTCCTCGCGCTCCGCTACGACGTCGCCAAGGTCGCGGCGTTGCTCGGCATCCTTCCCGTCGGCGCCTATGCCGCGCTCGCCGGCGACAGCGTGCCCGCGGCGCGCTCCTTCCTGAGCTACGGGGTGGTGCTCGGGGCGCTCGCCTGTGACCGGCCGCCGGACGCGCTTCGCGCGCTCGCCGGCGTGGCCGTCCTGCTCGCCCTCGGCGCGCCGGACGTCGCCGCGGACGTCTCGTTCCAGCTCTCGTTCGCATCCGTGCTGGCCCTGATCCTCGTCGCTCGCGCCGCGCGCCGCGACCGCACCGCCGCGGCCGGCGCCCCGGGGTGGTGCCGGCGGCTCGTGCTGGTGCCGCTCCGGGTGTCGATCGCCGCGACGCTCGCGACCGCGCCGCTCACCGCGTGGCACTTCCAGCAGATTTCCCTCGTCGCCCCGCTCGCGAACCTCGCCGCGTTGCCGTTGCTCGGTCCGGCGACGCTGCTGCCCGGTCTGGCCGCCTTGCCGATCGCGCTCGTCGCCCCCTCCTCAGCGGACGCGCTGCTGTGGGTCGCGGCGCGCGCGGCGGCGGCCGGCCTCGGCGTCGCCCGCTGGTTCGCGGCCTGGCCGGGCGCGGCCCTCGTCACGCCGATGCCGTCGCTCCCGGAGCTGGCGGTCGCGTATGCGGCACTCGCGCTGGCATGGACGCGGCGCGGGCCGTGGACCGCGCCGCTCGCCCGCCGGCGCCGGATTGCGCTCCTCGCGCTGGGGGTCGCCGCCGGGATCGACGTCGCCTGGTGGAGTTGGGAGCGCTGCTGCGACCCGACGCTGCGAGTCACCTTCCTCGCGGTCGGGCAGGGAGACGCGGCCGTCGTGGAGCTGCCGCGCGGCGGCGGCGTCCTCGTCGTCGACGGCGGCGGCTCGGCGGGCGCCTTCGACCCGGGCGCGCGCGTCGTCGCCCCCTTCCTGCGCGCGCGCAAGATCACGCGCATCGAGGCGCTCGTGCTGTCGCACCCACAGCTCGACCACTACGGCGGGCTCGCGCATCTCGCCGGCGCCTTCCGGGCACGCGAGCTCTGGTGGAGCGGCATGCGAGGGCAGGGCGCACGCTACGCTGCGCTCGAGCGCGCGCTCGCGGCGGCCGGCACGCGGTCGGTGGTCCTGCGCCGGGGCATGGCGTGGTCTCCGGGCGCGGACGTGGTCGTCGAGATCCTGCACCCCGACGACCCCCACCGCCTCGGGCCCAACGACGCCTCGCTCGTGTTGCGCCTGCGTTTCGGCGCGACGGCCGTCCTCTTCACGGGCGACGTCGAGGCCAAGGCCGAGCGCGCGATGCTGGACGCCGGCGTACGCGCGCGGAGCGACGTCCTCAAGGTCCCGCACCACGGCAGCGCGACGTCGAGCACCGCGGACTTCCTCGCCGCGGTCGCGCCGCGGATTGCCGTCGTGTCGTCGGGCGCCGACAACCGCTTCGGCTTCCCCGCCCGCGCGGTCGTCGAACGCCTCGCCGCCGTCCGCGCCGGCCGATGGAACACGGCGGAGCACGGCGCGCTCCGCGTCGTCAGCGACGGGCGCGACGTTTCCGTCGTGCCGACGCGGGCTTCCGCGGCCGAGCGATTTGTATTCCCGCAACTGCTTTGGTAGCTCTGCCCGCTTCCGAAAGTGGCTCGATGAAGACCATCCCTGGCGTCAAAGGGTTCCACGACGTCGTGCCCCCGCAGAGCGAACGCTTCACGGAGATCGAAGGGCGACTGCGCGCGGTGCTGGCGACGTACAACTACGGGGAGATCCGTACGCCGATCGCCGAGCGCACGGATCTGTTCGCGCGCTCCCTCGGCGAAACGACCGACATCGTCGAGAAGGAGATGTACACCTTCGACGATCGCGACGGCACGTCGCTGACGCTCCGCCCCGAAGGGACCGCCGCGGTCGTGCGCGCGGCGCTCGAGGCCGGCCTCGCGCAGCGCGACCAGGTCGCGAAGCTCTGGTACCTCGGCCCGATGTTCCGCCGCGAGCGGCCGCAGAAGGGACGCTTGCGGCAGTTCCACCAGGTCGGCGCCGAGGTGATCGGACGCGACGATGCGCTCGCCGACGCCGAGATCGTGATGCTGTTGATGGATTGCCTGCGCGCGGTCGGCCTGGCGTCGGCGAGCCTGATCCTGAACTCGCTCGGCGACGCGACGTGCCGGCCGACCTATCGCGCCGCGCTCACGGAGTACGGTCGAGCGCACATTGACGCGCTCTGCCCGAACTGCCGCCAACGTCTCGAACGCAATCCGCTCCGCCTCCTCGACTGCAAGGAGGAAGGTTGTCGTCGCGTCATGACGCACGCGCCGCTCGTCCGCGACCACCTCTGCGACCCCTGTCGGGACCACTTCGCCGAGGTCGAGCGGCTCCTGATCGCCGCCGACCTACCGTTCCGGGTGGAGCCACGGCTCGTGCGCGGCCTCGACTACTACGTCCGCACGGCATTCGAGGTGGTCTCCGAGAACCTCGGAGCCCAGAACGCGGTCGGAGGCGGCGGCCGTTACGACGGGCTCGTGGCCGAGCTCGGCGGGCCGCCGTTGCCCGGCGTCGGGTTCGCGATCGGGCTCGAACGCGTGCTGCTCGCGGCCGAGGCGGCGGGATTCCGGTCGCCCGCGCCGGAGGTGGACGTCATCCCGCTCTCGGCGGATGCAACACCGACGGCCGTGCGTCTGACCCGACGTCTGCGCGATCTCGGCATGCGCTGCGAGCTCGAGGCGGCGGGACGGAGCGTGAAGAGCGCGATGCGCCGGGCCGACAAGCTCGCGGCGCGCTTCGCGGTGCTGATCGGCGCGGACGAGCTCCGCGCCGGCCGGGCGACGGTGCGCGACATGCGGCGCCAGGCCGATCATCGACTCGCGCTCGCGGTGGAAGACGACGGCCCGGCGCTCGCGGAGACGCTCCGCGCGCTCGGCGCCGCAGGAGGACCGAATGGCTGAGGCGCTTTCGGCGCTCGGCGACTGGGAGCGCAGCGACTACGCCGGCACGCTCCGCCCCGAGGACGCGGGACGGAGCGTCACCGTCATGGGGTGGGTGCACGGCCGCCGCGACCACGGAGGCGTCATCTTCATCGATCTGCGCGACCGATCCGGGCTCGTGCAGATCGTCCTCGATCCCGAGCGCAGCGCGCTGGCGCACGCCGCCGGCGCGGGCATCCGGCTCGAGTTCGTGATCGCGGTGCGCGGAACGATCGTGCCGCGCTCGCCCGAGACCGTGAACCCGGACCTCCCGACCGGCGCGATCGAGGTGGTCGGCGACGAGCTGCGCATCCTGAACTCGGCGCGTCCGAGCCCGTTTCCCGTCGACGACGCGATCGACACCGCCGAAGCGGTCCGCCTCCGCTACCGCTACCTGGACCTCCGCCGTCCCCGCATGTTCCGGAACCTCTGGCTGCGGCACCGGCTCGCCGCGCGGACGCGCGGCTACCTGAACGCCCACGGATTCGTCGAGGTCGAAACGCCCGTGCTGACGCGCAGCACCCCGGAGGGCGCGCGCGACTACCTCGTGCCGAGCCGCGTGAACCCGGGAACCTTCTTCGCGCTGCCGCAGTCGCCGCAGCTCTTCAAGCAGATTCTCATGGTCGCCGGTGTCGATCGCTACTACCAGATCGCCCGCTGCTTCCGCGACGAAGATCTGCGCGCCGACCGCCAGCCCGAGTTCACCCAGATCGACCTCGAGATGTCCTTCCTCGGGCGCCCCACCATCTTCCGGCTGATGGAGGGGCTCGTCGCCGAGCTCTTCGCCGAGGCGGACGTGGCGATGCCGCCGCCCCCCGTTCCCGTGCTCGGCTACGCCGAAGCGATGGCGCGCTTCGGATGCGACCGCCCGGACACGCGCTTCGGGCTCGAGCTGATCGACTGCGCGCCGGTCTTCGCCGGTTCCGGCTTCAAGGTGTTCGCCGACGCGCTCGCGAAGGGCGGCACCGTCAAGGCGATCGTCGTGCCGGACGGCAAGCAGCTCTCGCGCAAAGATCTCGACGACCTCACCGAGTTCGTCGCCATCTACGGCGCCAAGGGCCTGGCGTGGATCCGCGTCAATCCGGACGGCTGGCAGTCGCCGATCGTGAAGTTCCTCTCCGACGACGAGCGCGCGCGCCTGACCGCCGCCGCCGGCCTCGCCCCCGGCAACGTGGTCATGCTCGTCGCCGACAAGCCGCGCGTCGTCCACGACGCGCTCGCCGCGCTCCGCCTGCGGCTCGGCGCCAAGCTCGGCATGATCGACGAGGGGAAGAAGAATCTCGTCTGGGTCACCGACTTTCCGCTCTTCGACTACGACGAGGAGCAGCGGCGGCACGTCGCCGTGCACCATCCCTTCACCGCGCCCGTCGAGGAGGATCTCGACAAGCTCGAGAGCGACCCGCTCGCGATCCGCGCCCAGGCGTACGACCTCGTGCTGAACGGCACCGAGATCGGCGGCGGCAGCGTCCGCATCCACCAGTCGACGGTGCAGGAGCGGGTGTTCGGCGTGCTCGGCATCCGGGCCGAGGAGGCGCAGGGCAAGTTCGGCTTCCTCCTCGAGGCCCTGGCGTCCGGCGCCCCGCCGCACGGCGGGCTCGCGTTCGGCTTCGATCGCCTCGTCATGCTGCTCGCCGGCGAGGAATCCATCCGCGAGGTGATCGCGTTCCCGAAGACGCAGCGAGCCATGGATCTCATGACCGAGGCGCCGAGCACGGTCGAGGCTCGCCAACTGCGCGAGCTCGGCATCAAGCTCGCGCACTGACGAGGAGCCGACGATGGGAGGACAGGGGTCGATGGCTCGCGTGCTGATCGTCCTGGCGAGCATGTGCTCGGCGCTCGCCGGCTGCAGTCCGCTGCCGGTGACGGTCGCGGCGCGGCCGTTGACGCCGATCGCGAGGGGAGAGGTCCGCCGCATCGCGGTGCTGCCCTTCACGACCGTGGACCTCGCCGTCGGCCGCACCGACGAGCTCGGGGCCGAGCCGCTCTCGGAGCCGCCGGGCGACACGGTGACGCGCGCGGTCGCGACCGCGATGCGCGACCAGGGCGACTGGCTGATCGTCGACGATCTCACGGTCGGCGAAGCCTTCCGCCGGCTCTACGGGGAGGTGCGGGCGCCGACCGCGAGCGAGGCGGTCGCCGTCGGCACGCTGCTGCGCGCCGACGCCGTTCTGCGCGGCGAGGTCAAGGTCTTCGAGGAACGCATCGGCACCGAGTTCGCGGCGAACCGTCCCGCGCACGTCGTCTTCGCGGCCGAGCTGCTGCGGCCGGCCGACGGCGTCGCCCTCTGGCAGGCGGAGTACGCCGAACAGCAGCAAGCGCTCTCCGAGAACCTCTGGAACCTGCCGGGCTTCGTGCGCGCCGGCGGGACGTGGGTGCGGGCCGGCGAGCTCGCCCAGATCGGCGCCGCGCAGATCGCCGCGCGCCTCCACGACGCGCTCTACGGCCCGGCGCCGCGGAGACGCGGCGCCGCCAGGACGAAGCGCTGAGTCCGGAGACGATGGGCACGATCCTCGACGGCAAGGCGGTGGCGCAAGCGGTGCGGGCGGAGGCGGCCCGCGCGGTCGAGCTGCTGCGCGCGCGCGGCGTCATCCCGGGCCTGGCGACGGTGCTCGTCGGCGACGACCCGGCGTCGCGCGTCTACGTCGACTCCAAGGAGCGCGCCTGCACGGAGATCGGCATGCGGTCGGTCGGACAGCGCCTGCCGGCCGACACGCGCACGGCGGATCTCGTTGCCCGCGTTCGCGAGCTGAACGCGCGCCCCGACGTGCACGGGATCCTCGTCCAGCTCCCGCTGCCGGATGCCGCGGACACCGACGCCGTGATCCAGGCGATCGCGCCGGAAAAGGACGTCGACGGCCTCACCGCCATCAGCCAGGGACGCTTGCTGGCGGGATTGCCCGGGCTCCGTCCGTGCACGCCGCTCGGCATCATGCGACTCCTGCGCGAGACCGGCGTCGGCCTCGCGGGCGCCACGGCCGTCGTGATCGGCCGGAGCCTGCTCGTCGGGAAGCCGGTCGCGCTCCTGCTGCTCGAGCAGCACGCGACCGTCACCATGTGCCACTCGCGCACCCGCGACCTCGCCGCCGCGGTTGGGGCCGCCGATATCGTGGTGGCGGCGGTCGGGCGCCCGGAGATGATCCGCGGCGATTGGATCAAGAAGGGGGCGATCGTGATCGACGTCGGCATCAATCGAGCGGCGACCGGCGGCCTGGTGGGCGACGTCGAGTTCGCCCGCGCCCGCGAGCGGGCGGCCTGGATCACGCCGGTCCCGGGTGGCGTGGGTCCCATGACGGTCGCGATGCTGCTTGCCAACACGGCCGCGGCCGCCGCGGCGACGACACGGGTGGCCGCATGAGCGAGACGAACGCGTCGGCGGCGGCGCTCGCGCGCACGCCCCTCTACGAGCGGCACCACGCGCTCGGCGCGAGGATGGTGGAGTTCGGCGGCTGGGAGATGCCGGTCTCGTACCGCGGGATCCTCGAGGAGCATCGCACGGTGCGCACCGCCGCCGGACTCTTCGACGTGAGCCACATGGGCGAGATCGAACTCCTCGGGCCGCACGCCGCCGCCGCCTGCCAACGGCTCACCACCAACGACGTCCGCCGCCTCGCGAACGGCCACGTCCAGTACACGATCCTCTGCCGTGAGGACGGCGGCGTGGTCGACGACGTCACGCTCTACCGCGTCGACGACCAGCGCTGGTTCTTCTGCGTGAACGCCGGCAACGTCGCCAAGGACCTGGCCTGGATCCGACAGCATGCCGGCGCGGCGACGGTGGTCGACCGCAGCCCGGCCACCGCGTTGATCGCGCTCCAGGGTCCGGCCGCCGCGGGCATCCTCGGCGCGCTCACCCCGCTCGTCCTCGAGCGCATCCCGAGCTTCCGCTTCGCACGCGGCGAGGTCGCCGGCCTGCCGGTGCTCGTGTCGCGGACCGGCTACACGGGCGAGGACGGCTTCGAGCTCTACGTCGACGCGCCGCGGGCCGGCGCGCTCTGGGACGCGCTCATGGCGGCCGGAGCGCCCGCCGGCCTCGAGCCCATCGGCCTCGGCGCGCGCGACACGCTCCGCCTCGAGGCCGCGCTCCCGCTCTACGGACACGAGCTCGACGAGCAGACGTCGCCGCTCGCCGCCGGGCTGGAGCGCTGGGTGCGGCTCGACGGCGAGGACTTCATCGGCCGGGCCGCACTGCGCCACGAGCGCGAGCGGGGCGCGCCGCGGCACCTGGTCGGGCTCGCATTGCGGGCGCCCGGCATCGCGCGCCAGGGCCATCCCGTCACCTTCGAAGGCGCCTCGGTCGGAATCGTCACGAGTGGGACGTTGTCGCCGACGCTCGGCAGCCCGGTCGCCCTCGCGTACGTGTCGGCGGCACTCGCCGCCCCGGGAACGAAGCTCGCCGTCGACGTCCGGGGCCGCCCCGTCCCGGCCGAGGTGGTGGCGACGCCCTTCTATCGCCGTCCGCGCCCGGTCGCCGCCGCGCCGGCGGAGGTTCCGTCCGAGGTCGCCGAGCCCGTCGAGGACGCGGTGGATGCGTCCGACGACGCGGCCCCGGCGGACGGCGAGGGGCTTTACGAGATCGACACCGCTCCCGAAGCGACCGGCGCGGACGAGCCGCCGGCCGGCGTGGCGGACGCGCCGTCGCCCGCCGACGACGACGCCGAGAACGCCGACGGCACCCAGGTCACACGCGAAGGAGAGCACTGATGCTGATCCCCGAGACGCTGCGGTATTCAGAGGACCACGAGTGGGTGCTGGTCGAAGACGGCATCGCGACTATCGGTATCACCGACCACGCGCAGGAGGAGCTCGGGGACATCGTGTTCGTCGAGCTCCCGGCGGTCGGCGCCGAGCTCGCGAAGTCGGCGACCTTCGGCGTCGTCGAGTCCGTCAAGGCGGTCAGCGACGTCTATGCGCCCCTCGGCGGCATCGTGACCGCGGTCAACGAGGCGCTCACGACCAAGCCCGAAACCATCAACGAGGATCCGTACGGCGCCGGCTGGATGGTGAAGGTGACGCTCGCGAATCGCGCGGACGCCGACGCGCTCATGACGGCCGAGCAGTACCGCGGCTTCCTGGCGCAGGAGAAGCCGTAGAGGCCCGACCCGATGCGCTATACGCCCCACACGTCCGCCGAGATCGACGCGATGCTGCGCGCGATCGGCGCGCAGAGCGTCGACGCGCTCCTCGCGCACGTGCCAGAAGCGCTGCGGACGCGGGCGAGTCTCGCGGCGCTTCCCGGCGGGATCGACGAGCGCGCCATGCGCATCGAGGTCGCGGCGCTCGCGGCCCGGAACCGCACTGACGGCCTCGCCTTCCTCGGAGCCGGAGCCTACCCGCACTTCATCCCCGCAGCGGTCGATCAGCTCGCGAGCCGCGCCGAGTTCGCGACCGCCTACACCCCGTATCAGCCCGAGGTGAGCCAGGGCACGCTGCAGGCGACCTTCGAGTTCCAGTCGGCCGTCGCCGCGCTCACCGGTATGGAGGTCGCGAACGCCGGCATGTACGACGGCGCCACCGCCGCCGCGGAGGCCGTACTGATGACCCAGCGCCTGCGCCCCGGCCGGCCGCTCGTGCTCGTCGCCCGCGCGCTGCACCCGCACTACCGGCAGGTGATCGCGACCTATCTCGCCGGGATCAAGGACGTCGAGCTGGTGGAAGTGCCGTACGGTCCGGACGGCGCGACGCCGCTTCCAGCCGCCGACCTCCTGCGCCGCGCCTCATGCCTCGTGCTCGGCTATCCGAACGTCTTCGGCATCGTCGAGGACCTGGCCGGCGCGGCGGAGATCGCACACGGGGAGGACTGCCTCCTCGTCAGCGCCACCACCGAGGCCCTGGCGCTCGCGCTCCTCCGGACGCCGGGCGCGGCGGGCGTCGATGTCGCGGTCGCCGAGGGGCAGAGCCTCGGGCTCCCCCTCGCGTACGGTGGTCCGGGGCTCGGGCTCTTCACGAGTCGCGAGCGCTTCGTGCGAAACCTGCCGGGCCGGCTCGTCGGGGAGACCGTCGACGTTCAGGGACGTCGCGGCTACGTCCTCACCCTGGCGACGCGCGAGCAGCACATCCGCCGCGAGCGCGCCACGTCCAACATCTGCACGAATCAGGGACTCTGCGCGGTGCAGGTGGTCGTCTATCTTTCCCTCCTCGGTCGCCACGGCCTCGCGAGCGTCGCCGAGCGGAACCTGCGCGGCGCGCACGCGCTCGCCGAGCGCCTGCGGGGGGTCGGGACGCTGCGCTTCTCCGGTCCGTACTTCAACGAACTCGTCCTGAGCCTCTCCGGCGCCCGTCGGCGCTGGCAGCACGCGCTCGCCGAGGGGGTCGTCGCGGGGTTGCCACTCGGCGACTGGTACCCCGAGCTCGAGGACACGCTCCTCCTCTGCGCGACGGAGCTCCACGACGCTGCGGCCATGGATCGTCTCGCCGCGGCGCTCGCCGCCGACGCGGCGGCGCCGGCCGCGCGCGCGGGGGGCCGCTCGTGAGTCGCCCCGAAGGAGTCCTCCGAAACGGGCTCCTCCCCGAACCGCTCATCTTCGAGCGCGGAGCGCCGGGTCGGACCGGAGCGACCTGCGACCCGGGCGAGGTCGGCGGACCGGCGCCCGCCGACGTGCTGCCCTCGGGACTACGCCGCGACGACGGCCTCGCCGGGCTTCCCGAGGTCAGCGAGCTCGACGTCGTCCGCCACTTCACGCGTCTGTCCCAATGGAATCTGAGCGCCGCGACCACGCTCTATCCGCTCGGATCGTGCACCATGAAATACAACCCGGTCGTCCACGAGGCCGTCGTCCGGCTCCCCGGGTTCGCCGACCTCCATCCGCTGCTCCCCGACGCCTGGGCGCAGGGCACGCTCGAGCTCATGGATGGCCTCGCTGGGTTCCTGCGCGCGGTGAGCGGGCTCCCGGGCGTCAGCCTCCAACCGGCCGCGGGCGCGCACGGTGAGCTCACCGGCATGAAGATGGTGCGAGCCTACCACACCGACCGCGGCAACCCGCGCAACCGCGTCCTCATCCCGGCGAGCGCCCACGGCACGAACCCGGCGAGCGCCGCGCTCTGCGGCTACACCGTCACCGAGATGCCCGCGAACGACTTCGGCATCCTCGAGGTCGATACGGTCCGGAAGCACCTCGGCACGGACGTCGCGGCGTTGATGGTCACCAACCCCAACACGATCGGACTCTTCGAACGCAACATCCAGGCGATCGCCGACGCCGTGCACGAAGCGGGAGCGCTCCTCTACTGCGACGGCGCCAACATGAATGCGCTCCTCGGCGTCGCCAAGCCCGGCGACATGGGCGCCGACGTCCTGCAGTTCAACCTCCACAAGACGTTCTCGACCCCGCACGGCGGCGGCGGCCCGGGTGCGGGCCCGGTGGCCGTATCGGAGCGGTTGGAGCCCTACCTGCCGACGCCGCGCCTCGTCCGCGACCCGAAAGGCCTGCGCTGGAGCGAGGACTTCCCGAAGGCCATCGGCCGCGTGCGCTCCTTCCACGGCAACGTCGGCATGCTGGTGCGGGCCTACTGCTACATGCGCACGCTCGGCGGCGACGGCCTCACCGACGCGACGGCGATGGCCGTGCTGAACGCCAACTACATCCGCGCCGAGCTCTCCGGCGTGCTGCCCCTGGCCTTCGAGACGCCGTCGCTCCACGAGTGCGTGTTCACGGATCACGATCTCGCCGCGACCGGCGTCCACACCCTCGACCTCGCGAAGCGCCTCCTCGACTACGGCTTCTTCGCGCCGACCATCTACTTCCCGCTGGTCGTTCCGGGCGCGATCATGGTCGAGCCGACGGAGACGGAGAGCAAGCAGACCCTCGACGAGTTCATCGCCGCGGTGCGGGCGATCGTCGCGGAGGCGAGGGAGACGCCCGAGCTCGTCAAGGAAGCGCCGCACGCGACCTTCGTCGGCCGCCTCGACGAAACCCGCGCCGCCCGCCGCCCGGTGCTACGCTGGAAGCCTCCGACGGCCCGCCCGACGGAGTGAGCGCCTCCCCGCGCGCGGCGCACGTCGACGCGTGAGCGAACCGGGCGCGGGGCCCCGCGGCGGCTTCCCCCGAGCCCTGCCGCGAAGCGGGCTGGTCAGAGCAGCGCCACGCTCAGGCGGCTCTCGATGCGGCCCGGCGAGCCCGCCGGCCCCGGCTGGTACGCCCGGAGCTGCGCCTGGAACACGAACTCGAAGTCCCCGTTCGGCTTGGCGGCCGCCTTCGGCGGGTTGTTGTCGAAGGCCGCGGTGTTGAGCGCGTCCGACAGCGTGTCGTCCATGTTCGCGCTCCCCGACTGGGTGTCGATCTGCACCGACTTGAGCTTTCCGCGCGCGTCGAGGACGGCCCGCATCTGCACCGGACTGCGCGCGCTCAGGATCTGCTCGAGCTCGAGGCGGCGCTGGCGGATGATCAGGTGCTGGAAGACCCGCTCCCCCACGCGCCGCACGAAAGGCGAGAACTCGTTCGCCTTCGTGTTCAGGAGCGTAACGGTCCCGCGCTGGATGTCGGGGAGATTGTCGAGCGTGCCGCGCGTCCCGGGGAGCGACCAATCGGGTGCGACCGGCGCGACGGCGAGCGCGAGCTTTCGTCGCCCGGTGCCGTCCTTCGCCGTGTCCTCCGGCTCGCGCGTCGCGTCGCGCTGAGCCGCAACGAGCTCGTCGGTCGACGCGAAGAGCTTGTCGAGCGCGGGCACGGGCTTCGCCTCCCTCGGCTCGGCCGCCGCGCCTTCCGCGGGCCGCCGCGCCTTCGCCGGCGGCGGCCGGTCAGCGGCGGCGACCCGCGGCCGGACTGGCT
This window harbors:
- the aspS gene encoding aspartate--tRNA ligase, with translation MAEALSALGDWERSDYAGTLRPEDAGRSVTVMGWVHGRRDHGGVIFIDLRDRSGLVQIVLDPERSALAHAAGAGIRLEFVIAVRGTIVPRSPETVNPDLPTGAIEVVGDELRILNSARPSPFPVDDAIDTAEAVRLRYRYLDLRRPRMFRNLWLRHRLAARTRGYLNAHGFVEVETPVLTRSTPEGARDYLVPSRVNPGTFFALPQSPQLFKQILMVAGVDRYYQIARCFRDEDLRADRQPEFTQIDLEMSFLGRPTIFRLMEGLVAELFAEADVAMPPPPVPVLGYAEAMARFGCDRPDTRFGLELIDCAPVFAGSGFKVFADALAKGGTVKAIVVPDGKQLSRKDLDDLTEFVAIYGAKGLAWIRVNPDGWQSPIVKFLSDDERARLTAAAGLAPGNVVMLVADKPRVVHDALAALRLRLGAKLGMIDEGKKNLVWVTDFPLFDYDEEQRRHVAVHHPFTAPVEEDLDKLESDPLAIRAQAYDLVLNGTEIGGGSVRIHQSTVQERVFGVLGIRAEEAQGKFGFLLEALASGAPPHGGLAFGFDRLVMLLAGEESIREVIAFPKTQRAMDLMTEAPSTVEARQLRELGIKLAH
- the gcvH gene encoding glycine cleavage system protein GcvH is translated as MLIPETLRYSEDHEWVLVEDGIATIGITDHAQEELGDIVFVELPAVGAELAKSATFGVVESVKAVSDVYAPLGGIVTAVNEALTTKPETINEDPYGAGWMVKVTLANRADADALMTAEQYRGFLAQEKP
- the folD gene encoding bifunctional methylenetetrahydrofolate dehydrogenase/methenyltetrahydrofolate cyclohydrolase FolD, with the translated sequence MGTILDGKAVAQAVRAEAARAVELLRARGVIPGLATVLVGDDPASRVYVDSKERACTEIGMRSVGQRLPADTRTADLVARVRELNARPDVHGILVQLPLPDAADTDAVIQAIAPEKDVDGLTAISQGRLLAGLPGLRPCTPLGIMRLLRETGVGLAGATAVVIGRSLLVGKPVALLLLEQHATVTMCHSRTRDLAAAVGAADIVVAAVGRPEMIRGDWIKKGAIVIDVGINRAATGGLVGDVEFARARERAAWITPVPGGVGPMTVAMLLANTAAAAAATTRVAA
- the gcvPA gene encoding aminomethyl-transferring glycine dehydrogenase subunit GcvPA → MRYTPHTSAEIDAMLRAIGAQSVDALLAHVPEALRTRASLAALPGGIDERAMRIEVAALAARNRTDGLAFLGAGAYPHFIPAAVDQLASRAEFATAYTPYQPEVSQGTLQATFEFQSAVAALTGMEVANAGMYDGATAAAEAVLMTQRLRPGRPLVLVARALHPHYRQVIATYLAGIKDVELVEVPYGPDGATPLPAADLLRRASCLVLGYPNVFGIVEDLAGAAEIAHGEDCLLVSATTEALALALLRTPGAAGVDVAVAEGQSLGLPLAYGGPGLGLFTSRERFVRNLPGRLVGETVDVQGRRGYVLTLATREQHIRRERATSNICTNQGLCAVQVVVYLSLLGRHGLASVAERNLRGAHALAERLRGVGTLRFSGPYFNELVLSLSGARRRWQHALAEGVVAGLPLGDWYPELEDTLLLCATELHDAAAMDRLAAALAADAAAPAARAGGRS
- the gcvT gene encoding glycine cleavage system aminomethyltransferase GcvT; the encoded protein is MSETNASAAALARTPLYERHHALGARMVEFGGWEMPVSYRGILEEHRTVRTAAGLFDVSHMGEIELLGPHAAAACQRLTTNDVRRLANGHVQYTILCREDGGVVDDVTLYRVDDQRWFFCVNAGNVAKDLAWIRQHAGAATVVDRSPATALIALQGPAAAGILGALTPLVLERIPSFRFARGEVAGLPVLVSRTGYTGEDGFELYVDAPRAGALWDALMAAGAPAGLEPIGLGARDTLRLEAALPLYGHELDEQTSPLAAGLERWVRLDGEDFIGRAALRHERERGAPRHLVGLALRAPGIARQGHPVTFEGASVGIVTSGTLSPTLGSPVALAYVSAALAAPGTKLAVDVRGRPVPAEVVATPFYRRPRPVAAAPAEVPSEVAEPVEDAVDASDDAAPADGEGLYEIDTAPEATGADEPPAGVADAPSPADDDAENADGTQVTREGEH